The following coding sequences lie in one Eubacterium ventriosum genomic window:
- a CDS encoding transglutaminase domain-containing protein, translated as MKKIISIIMALAMLVTPVNITSVKADQIYNIEKSSQSQITENKIEKLISSQKADIRTGTVKIENKKLESISLPRANYGTINQAATTLKKAMLAHQSTLYVLVKSKSSAADQIYYDIEDKAASVTDNPIEGDYMFWDISSRDVSYRAQKSNGYYLYQFLIKIKYFTTLEQRSLVDDKVNQIIEELGFTSETTDYEKVKAVYDYVCKHVTYAQSLDDEIVFTAYSALYNGEAVCQGYAQLIYRILKQLGISVRVIPGYGKDKTVRHGWNIVKLGDYYYNLDATWDSQLSQAGIRYRYFLKGDNFKDHTRDDQYKNSDFYRNYPMAASDYVSDLQNEQSEKTKNSFFENQKTKIKNISKNKIKLKKIENATGYKIQYSTNKKFKKKVRTIKTKKTTYKIKKLKKGKTYYIRYKAYRKSSEGQVSTDWSKTKKIKLKK; from the coding sequence ATGAAAAAAATAATATCAATAATTATGGCATTGGCAATGCTGGTGACTCCCGTAAATATAACTAGTGTAAAGGCTGACCAAATTTATAATATAGAAAAAAGTAGTCAAAGTCAGATTACAGAAAATAAAATAGAAAAGCTTATAAGCAGTCAAAAAGCTGATATAAGAACCGGAACAGTAAAAATCGAGAACAAAAAACTTGAATCGATAAGTCTTCCGAGAGCCAATTATGGAACAATAAATCAGGCAGCAACCACATTGAAAAAGGCTATGTTGGCGCACCAAAGCACGCTTTATGTTTTGGTAAAGTCAAAGAGTTCTGCAGCAGACCAAATTTACTACGATATAGAAGATAAGGCAGCAAGTGTAACAGACAACCCTATTGAGGGAGACTATATGTTTTGGGATATTAGTAGCAGAGATGTTTCTTATAGGGCTCAGAAGAGCAACGGATACTATTTGTATCAGTTTCTTATAAAGATAAAATATTTTACAACATTGGAACAGAGAAGCCTGGTAGATGATAAAGTGAATCAAATCATAGAAGAGCTAGGTTTTACATCAGAAACGACAGATTATGAGAAGGTAAAAGCAGTTTACGATTATGTATGCAAACATGTTACATATGCTCAAAGTCTTGACGATGAAATAGTTTTTACAGCATATTCAGCATTATATAATGGAGAAGCGGTTTGTCAGGGATATGCCCAACTTATCTATAGAATATTGAAACAACTTGGAATATCTGTAAGAGTAATCCCCGGGTATGGAAAAGACAAAACAGTGCGTCACGGTTGGAATATAGTAAAGCTTGGAGATTATTATTATAATCTGGATGCAACATGGGATTCACAACTTTCACAGGCAGGAATCAGATATAGATACTTCTTAAAGGGCGACAATTTCAAAGATCATACAAGAGATGACCAATACAAAAATTCAGATTTTTATAGAAATTATCCAATGGCGGCATCAGATTACGTATCAGATTTACAAAATGAACAATCTGAGAAAACTAAAAACAGTTTTTTTGAAAATCAAAAAACAAAGATAAAAAACATTTCAAAAAACAAAATAAAGTTAAAAAAGATAGAAAATGCCACAGGGTACAAGATACAATACTCAACAAATAAGAAATTTAAGAAGAAAGTAAGAACAATCAAAACAAAGAAAACGACTTACAAAATTAAGAAACTAAAAAAGGGAAAAACCTACTATATACGCTATAAAGCGTACAGAAAAAGCTCAGAAGGACAGGTTAGTACAGACTGGTCAAAGACAAAAAAAATAAAATTGAAAAAATAA
- a CDS encoding Abi family protein has translation MKIKQAASYQDQVRILKSKGLIIEDKNDCMQFLKHTNYYRFSAYCESFRYEGKGRFIEGTTFDQIRNVYMFDQKLRAWLFEVVEEIEFALRTQISYHHGTKYGPDGYLDPNNFSRYHDGRNFQHHLRTILRENKDSPVVKHHNDKYDGKYPLWVIIEFFSMGMLSRFFKDMYNEDKNIIANLYSTTGACLENWIQCVTTIRNRCAHYSRFYDWEFADYPVFTEKALPRENTKVWGHLLVLRNMYPNEYEWNTELVPRLEDIINRYKDDIKFEHLGLPQNWNEWLIK, from the coding sequence ATGAAGATTAAACAGGCGGCAAGTTATCAGGATCAGGTTAGAATTTTAAAATCTAAAGGGCTTATTATTGAAGATAAGAATGATTGTATGCAGTTTTTGAAGCATACTAATTATTATAGATTTTCTGCTTATTGTGAGTCTTTCAGATATGAGGGCAAGGGCAGGTTCATTGAGGGAACTACTTTTGACCAGATTAGAAATGTGTATATGTTTGACCAGAAGCTTAGAGCGTGGCTTTTTGAGGTGGTTGAGGAGATTGAGTTTGCTTTGCGTACACAGATTTCCTATCACCACGGTACTAAGTATGGTCCGGACGGATATCTTGATCCAAATAATTTCAGCAGGTATCACGATGGCAGAAATTTTCAACACCATCTTAGAACCATTTTGCGTGAGAATAAGGATTCACCTGTTGTAAAACATCATAATGATAAATACGATGGCAAGTATCCTTTGTGGGTTATTATTGAGTTTTTTTCTATGGGTATGCTTTCAAGGTTTTTTAAGGATATGTACAATGAGGATAAGAATATTATTGCTAATCTTTATTCTACTACGGGAGCCTGTCTGGAGAATTGGATTCAGTGTGTGACAACTATTAGAAACAGATGTGCCCATTATTCCAGGTTTTATGATTGGGAGTTTGCGGATTATCCGGTTTTTACCGAGAAGGCTTTGCCAAGGGAGAATACCAAGGTTTGGGGACATTTGCTTGTGCTGAGAAATATGTATCCTAATGAATATGAGTGGAATACTGAATTAGTTCCGCGATTAGAGGATATAATTAATAGATATAAGGACGATATTAAGTTTGAGCACCTAGGATTGCCACAAAATTGGAATGAATGGTTGATAAAATGA
- a CDS encoding YitT family protein, with the protein MDKKRTVLQFILQYIGITIASIMYAMALAWFLNPNQLAPGGVSGIAIVLKEIFPFLPGIGALILIFNIPILLLGVWKFGVKFTISTIYTVVFSSIVIDLIPSITGIKAITMDPMLAAVIGGALHGIAIGILFRLETTTGGTDVIIKIIRQKKPHLKTGQLYIILDLVILAASAVAFRNIEVALYAGITIYITSAVMDKALYNGDQQTMVYIVSAKRKIIADRMLQELDLGVTMLQAVGAYKNNETEVIMCVMRKATLVKVRNLLKEVDPDAFMIVSTANEVFGEGFKNQYETEI; encoded by the coding sequence GTGGATAAGAAGAGAACAGTTTTACAGTTTATTTTGCAATACATTGGGATTACCATTGCTTCAATTATGTATGCAATGGCGTTGGCATGGTTCCTTAATCCTAATCAGCTGGCACCGGGAGGCGTGTCAGGTATTGCCATTGTTTTGAAGGAGATTTTTCCATTTTTGCCGGGAATCGGTGCACTTATTTTGATTTTTAATATTCCAATTCTTCTTCTTGGAGTTTGGAAGTTTGGCGTGAAGTTTACTATTTCAACTATTTATACGGTTGTTTTTTCGTCTATTGTCATTGACCTGATTCCAAGTATTACAGGCATTAAGGCCATTACTATGGATCCTATGCTTGCAGCGGTTATCGGTGGTGCTTTGCATGGTATTGCCATTGGTATTTTGTTTAGACTTGAAACTACAACAGGCGGAACTGACGTTATTATTAAAATTATCAGACAGAAGAAACCTCATCTTAAAACAGGTCAGCTTTATATTATTTTGGACCTTGTAATTCTTGCAGCGTCTGCTGTGGCGTTTAGAAATATCGAGGTTGCTCTTTATGCGGGAATTACTATTTATATTACTTCAGCGGTTATGGATAAGGCGTTGTACAACGGCGACCAGCAGACTATGGTTTATATTGTAAGTGCTAAGCGTAAAATTATTGCAGACAGAATGCTTCAGGAACTTGATCTTGGGGTGACTATGCTTCAGGCAGTTGGTGCTTATAAGAATAACGAAACTGAGGTTATTATGTGCGTTATGAGAAAAGCAACTTTGGTTAAGGTTAGAAATCTGTTGAAGGAAGTTGATCCGGATGCATTTATGATTGTTAGCACAGCTAATGAAGTTTTCGGTGAAGGATTTAAGAACCAGTACGAAACTGAGATTTAA
- the proB gene encoding glutamate 5-kinase, producing the protein MATLKDVKRIVIKVGTSTLTHHTGKSNIRQIKKLVAVISDIVNSGVEVALVTSGAIGVGVGKLGLRDRPTNTAGKQAAATIGQCELMFMYDKMFAEFGHTVGQFLITKRDVDNDECRENLINAFEKTFEYGAIPIINENDAVAVEEIVFGDNDSLSAIVAKLIKADALLILTDIDGLYDKDPHKDEDARIIPVVEEITEHLFEIAGGKGSKFGTGGMITKLQAAQIATEVGIPTIVMNGGDSDNIYRVLEGHQVGTFFTAK; encoded by the coding sequence ATGGCAACATTAAAAGACGTAAAGAGAATTGTAATTAAAGTAGGAACATCAACATTGACTCACCATACGGGAAAGAGCAATATCAGACAGATTAAGAAGCTGGTTGCAGTTATTTCAGATATTGTTAATTCAGGTGTTGAAGTGGCACTTGTTACTTCGGGTGCTATTGGAGTTGGTGTTGGTAAGTTGGGACTTCGCGATAGACCGACTAATACGGCAGGCAAGCAGGCAGCGGCAACTATCGGTCAGTGCGAGTTAATGTTTATGTATGACAAGATGTTTGCAGAATTTGGTCACACAGTTGGACAGTTTCTTATAACTAAGAGAGACGTTGATAATGACGAGTGCAGAGAGAATCTTATAAATGCGTTTGAGAAAACTTTTGAATACGGAGCAATTCCGATTATTAATGAAAATGATGCAGTGGCAGTTGAGGAAATTGTTTTTGGTGACAACGACAGTCTTTCAGCCATTGTTGCAAAATTAATTAAGGCTGATGCGTTGTTGATTCTTACAGATATTGACGGACTTTATGATAAGGATCCACATAAGGATGAAGATGCCAGAATTATTCCTGTTGTTGAAGAAATAACAGAGCATTTGTTTGAAATTGCAGGTGGTAAGGGCTCAAAATTCGGAACCGGTGGAATGATTACAAAGCTTCAGGCAGCACAGATTGCTACAGAAGTTGGAATTCCTACAATTGTTATGAATGGTGGAGATTCTGATAATATCTATAGAGTGTTGGAGGGACATCAGGTAGGAACATTTTTTACTGCAAAGTAG
- a CDS encoding glutamate-5-semialdehyde dehydrogenase, producing MLERLGINAKEAEKTLMVASSEKKNQALKKIAEGLIENTDKIIEANKVDLENGEKNGMAKSMLDRLKLDKERIEGMAKGVLDVATLPEPVGRILSATERPNGLRIEKVSTPIGVIAVIFEARPNVTSDAAALCLKSGNTVILRGGKEAINSNKTIAKVMRQAVKEAGMPEDVIQLVEDTSRESANELMKMNEYVDVLIPRGGAGLIQAVVKNATVPVIETGVGNCHIYIDKNADLKKAVDIVFNAKTSRPSVCNAAESLLIHKDIAKEALVAIKNKLDEKDVTLVGDSKAREIIPDMEKATDADWATEYLDYKMSVKIVDSVEEAIDHIYKYSTGHSECIVTENAGTAEKFMNQVDSAAVYLNASTRFTDGGEFGFGAEIGISTQKLHARGPIGLPELQSFKYKIYGDGQIR from the coding sequence ATGTTAGAAAGATTAGGTATAAATGCCAAAGAAGCTGAAAAAACATTAATGGTTGCTTCAAGTGAAAAGAAGAATCAGGCTTTAAAGAAGATTGCAGAAGGTCTTATTGAAAATACAGATAAGATTATTGAAGCTAACAAGGTTGATTTGGAAAATGGTGAAAAAAACGGAATGGCAAAGTCCATGCTTGACCGTCTTAAATTAGATAAAGAAAGAATCGAAGGAATGGCTAAGGGAGTTCTTGATGTGGCAACTCTTCCTGAACCTGTAGGAAGAATTCTTTCAGCCACAGAAAGACCTAATGGTCTTAGAATAGAAAAAGTGTCTACTCCAATTGGAGTTATTGCAGTTATTTTTGAGGCAAGACCGAATGTTACTTCTGATGCAGCAGCCCTTTGTCTGAAATCAGGAAATACTGTTATTTTGAGAGGTGGCAAGGAAGCAATTAATTCTAACAAAACAATTGCCAAAGTAATGCGCCAGGCTGTGAAAGAAGCAGGAATGCCGGAAGATGTAATACAGTTAGTTGAAGATACATCAAGGGAAAGTGCTAACGAATTAATGAAGATGAATGAGTATGTTGATGTGCTTATTCCACGAGGCGGTGCCGGATTAATTCAGGCAGTTGTAAAGAATGCTACAGTTCCTGTTATTGAAACAGGTGTTGGTAATTGTCATATTTATATTGACAAGAATGCAGACCTTAAAAAAGCAGTTGATATTGTATTTAATGCAAAAACATCAAGACCTTCAGTATGCAATGCGGCTGAAAGTTTGTTAATACATAAAGATATTGCAAAAGAAGCCCTTGTTGCAATAAAAAACAAATTAGACGAAAAAGATGTAACTTTGGTAGGGGACAGTAAAGCAAGAGAGATAATTCCGGATATGGAAAAAGCAACAGACGCAGATTGGGCAACAGAATATCTTGATTATAAGATGTCTGTTAAGATTGTAGATTCAGTAGAAGAAGCAATAGACCATATTTATAAATATAGTACGGGGCACAGTGAATGTATTGTTACTGAAAATGCAGGAACTGCAGAAAAGTTTATGAATCAGGTTGATTCAGCAGCGGTTTATTTGAATGCAAGCACAAGATTTACAGATGGTGGAGAGTTTGGTTTCGGTGCAGAAATCGGAATTTCCACACAGAAACTTCATGCAAGAGGACCAATCGGTTTGCCTGAGTTGCAGTCATTTAAGTATAAGATATACGGTGATGGACAGATAAGATAG
- a CDS encoding diacylglycerol/lipid kinase family protein — protein MKKLLFIINPKAGVKKNKHFVDDALEIFEKAGYKVGVKYTKKRADGTRIARDYGAKADLIVCMGGDGTLNEVMQGMLEGEISTPLGYIPAGSTNDFANSLGLRTNPKDQAEFIMETEAKSLDLGWFNGRYFVYTASAGIFTETSYSTPQELKNRLGHFAYVLHGIREVFKIRRLKLRIETEDEVYENKYIFVAINNAKKVGGIMRLDKAHVEFNDGEFELMLVEFPKDFIQLMKTVGKIFMQDFSGNITFKQIKSAKITNCSDVNWSLDGEKEKAHDFVEFKVIHNAINFIY, from the coding sequence ATGAAAAAATTATTATTCATTATTAATCCTAAAGCGGGGGTAAAAAAGAACAAACATTTTGTAGATGATGCCCTTGAGATTTTTGAAAAAGCGGGATATAAGGTTGGAGTTAAGTATACAAAGAAGAGAGCAGATGGAACACGCATAGCAAGAGATTATGGCGCTAAGGCAGACTTGATTGTGTGTATGGGTGGAGACGGAACACTCAACGAGGTTATGCAGGGAATGCTGGAAGGTGAAATTTCAACACCTTTAGGATATATTCCGGCAGGCTCAACTAATGATTTCGCTAATAGTTTAGGATTAAGAACCAACCCTAAGGATCAGGCAGAGTTTATTATGGAAACAGAAGCAAAATCACTTGATCTGGGATGGTTTAATGGAAGATATTTCGTTTATACTGCATCTGCAGGTATTTTTACGGAAACATCTTACTCAACACCACAGGAATTAAAAAATAGATTAGGACATTTTGCTTATGTACTTCATGGAATTAGAGAAGTGTTCAAAATCAGAAGGTTAAAACTTAGAATTGAGACAGAAGATGAGGTGTATGAGAATAAATATATATTCGTAGCCATAAACAATGCAAAAAAAGTTGGCGGAATAATGAGATTGGACAAGGCTCATGTAGAGTTTAATGATGGCGAGTTTGAACTTATGCTTGTTGAATTTCCAAAGGATTTTATTCAGTTAATGAAGACTGTTGGAAAGATATTTATGCAGGATTTTTCAGGCAATATAACATTTAAACAGATTAAAAGTGCAAAGATTACAAACTGTTCAGATGTTAACTGGTCATTAGACGGTGAAAAAGAGAAAGCCCATGATTTTGTTGAATTTAAAGTTATTCACAATGCCATAAACTTTATATATTAA
- a CDS encoding citrate/2-methylcitrate synthase, with amino-acid sequence MTVTKENIKDFTEKYAQICRKNDTVEKELFTEYGVKRGLRDLNGKGVLTGITNISRVESSKIVDGKSVPCEGRLYFRGYKIQDLVNGFMSENRFGFEEVAYLLLFGELPSEDNLTEFKKMMAVSRRLPTNFVRDVIMKAPSEDIMNTLSKCVLTLASYDKNMSDTSVENVIRQSINLISTFPMISVYGYHAYNHYKRNKSLYIHRPKPELSTSENILRMLRPDKKYTELEAKVLDLALVLHMEHGGGNNSTFTTRVVTSSGSDTYATISAALSSLKGPRHGGANIKVVEMFKDIKHNVHDITDRDEVKEYLRKILNKEVFNRQGLIYGMGHAVYSISDPRAEIFKSFVEKLATEKGRTKDFNLYSMIETLAPQVIAEERQIYKGVSANVDFYSGLVYSMLDIPEELFTPMFAIARIVGWSAHRIEEIITADKIMRPAYVSNCDYYDYTNIEER; translated from the coding sequence ATGACTGTAACTAAGGAAAATATTAAGGACTTTACTGAAAAATATGCACAGATTTGTCGTAAAAATGACACAGTTGAGAAGGAACTTTTTACTGAGTATGGAGTAAAAAGAGGACTTAGAGATTTAAACGGAAAAGGTGTACTTACAGGTATAACTAACATTTCAAGAGTTGAATCTTCTAAGATAGTTGATGGAAAGAGTGTGCCTTGCGAAGGACGACTTTATTTCAGAGGTTATAAAATTCAGGATTTAGTTAACGGATTTATGTCCGAGAACAGATTTGGTTTTGAAGAAGTAGCATATTTATTGCTTTTTGGAGAATTACCAAGTGAAGATAATCTGACTGAATTTAAGAAAATGATGGCTGTATCAAGACGATTGCCAACTAACTTTGTGCGTGACGTAATTATGAAAGCGCCAAGTGAAGATATTATGAACACATTGTCTAAGTGTGTTTTGACTTTGGCATCATATGACAAGAATATGTCAGATACATCAGTGGAAAATGTTATTAGACAGAGCATTAATTTAATCAGTACATTCCCTATGATTTCTGTATATGGTTACCATGCATATAACCATTATAAGAGAAACAAAAGTTTATATATTCACAGACCTAAGCCGGAGCTTTCAACAAGTGAAAACATTCTTAGAATGTTAAGACCGGATAAGAAATACACAGAATTAGAAGCCAAGGTTTTAGACTTAGCATTGGTTCTTCATATGGAACATGGTGGTGGTAATAACTCTACTTTTACAACAAGAGTTGTAACTTCATCAGGTTCAGATACTTATGCTACAATTTCAGCAGCACTTTCTTCATTGAAAGGACCACGTCATGGTGGTGCGAATATTAAAGTTGTAGAAATGTTTAAGGACATTAAACATAATGTTCATGATATAACGGATAGGGATGAAGTTAAGGAGTATTTAAGAAAGATACTTAATAAAGAAGTTTTTAACAGACAGGGACTTATTTATGGTATGGGTCATGCAGTATATTCAATTTCTGACCCAAGAGCTGAGATTTTCAAAAGCTTCGTAGAGAAGTTAGCTACTGAAAAGGGCAGAACTAAAGATTTTAACTTGTATAGTATGATTGAAACTTTGGCTCCGCAGGTTATTGCAGAGGAAAGACAGATTTACAAGGGTGTTAGTGCCAACGTAGACTTTTACAGTGGTTTGGTTTATAGTATGCTTGATATTCCTGAAGAGCTATTTACACCTATGTTTGCAATAGCACGTATTGTAGGATGGAGTGCTCATCGTATCGAGGAAATCATTACAGCAGATAAGATTATGCGTCCGGCATATGTAAGCAACTGCGACTACTATGATTATACAAACATTGAAGAAAGATAA
- the greA gene encoding transcription elongation factor GreA: protein MKLTQSDVEKIKEEIEHRKLVVRPEAIEAVKEARAQGDLSENFEYYAAKKDKNKNEGRIRYLERVLKTATIISDESADDEVGLNNTVQVYFEDDDETETFKIVSTMRGDSISGRISGDSPMGAALMGHKVGDRVEVKVNEKVSYYVVIKSIENTGEEETDTIRTF from the coding sequence ATGAAGCTTACACAGAGTGATGTTGAAAAAATAAAAGAAGAAATTGAACATAGAAAATTAGTCGTAAGGCCTGAGGCTATCGAAGCTGTAAAAGAGGCAAGAGCCCAGGGAGATTTAAGTGAAAATTTTGAATATTATGCAGCAAAGAAAGACAAGAACAAAAACGAGGGACGTATCAGATACCTTGAAAGAGTATTGAAGACAGCTACAATTATAAGTGACGAATCAGCAGATGATGAAGTGGGATTAAATAACACTGTTCAGGTTTATTTTGAAGACGATGACGAAACAGAAACTTTCAAGATTGTAAGTACAATGCGTGGAGATTCAATTAGTGGTAGAATAAGCGGCGACTCTCCTATGGGAGCAGCCCTTATGGGACACAAGGTTGGAGACAGAGTTGAAGTAAAGGTAAACGAAAAAGTAAGTTATTATGTTGTGATTAAATCTATTGAAAATACAGGTGAAGAGGAAACAGACACAATTAGGACTTTTTAA
- a CDS encoding inorganic diphosphatase — MNIMHDISPERIRPADFIATIEITKGSKKKYELDKETGLLILDRVLYSSVHYPANYGFIPRTIDEDGDPLDVLVLCSEPIEPMSLVRCYPIGVMYMVDSGDNDDKIIAIPYGDPTYNCYTDINQLPSHIFEEIKNFFNIYKNLEGKQTKVDEFGGPVDAAKIIYKCIDIYNKKYNNSTEK; from the coding sequence ATGAATATTATGCATGATATTTCACCGGAAAGAATTAGACCGGCTGATTTCATTGCGACAATCGAAATAACTAAAGGAAGCAAGAAGAAATATGAATTAGATAAAGAAACCGGATTATTGATTTTAGACAGAGTTTTGTATTCTTCAGTTCACTATCCGGCTAATTATGGATTTATTCCAAGAACTATTGATGAAGATGGAGATCCATTAGATGTTTTGGTTTTGTGTTCAGAACCTATAGAACCTATGTCTTTAGTAAGATGCTATCCTATAGGTGTTATGTATATGGTTGACAGTGGTGATAATGATGATAAGATTATTGCTATTCCATATGGAGATCCAACCTATAATTGCTACACAGATATTAATCAGTTACCATCACATATTTTTGAAGAAATAAAGAATTTCTTTAATATTTACAAGAATCTGGAAGGAAAACAGACTAAAGTTGACGAGTTTGGCGGACCTGTAGATGCGGCAAAGATTATATATAAGTGTATAGATATTTATAATAAAAAATACAATAATTCAACAGAAAAGTAA
- a CDS encoding aminopeptidase P family protein: protein MMTVNEKIKALRDRMSRHNIDIYIVPTCDFHGSEYVGDYFKTREFISGFTGSAGTVVVTLKEAALWTDGRYFLQAESQLKNTEIKLMKSGQCNVPTIREYLQKNATESLVVGFDGRMMTATMAEEIESIKNISVISDVDLVGEIWENRPLMCCKPVWNLSLEYCGKTRAHKLGDIREEMKNKEVDVLVLTSLEETAWTLNLRGDDVECTPVFLSFMLITSLDATLYVQKASIQDEIVKELENDGIVVEDYFKIYDALENTKNKKVWIDKNSANYNIVKKIKTHNEVINCFTPALNQKAIKNPTEISNMKKAHLLDGIAMTKFIYWLKTNVGKEKITELSLGEKLEEFRTVAKSYIEPSFTPIVGYNDHGAIVHYSANKESDYEIKDEGMVLIDSGGHYLEGTTDITRTISLGKVTPKMKKMYTAVLKGHLNLAASVFKEGCSGVAIDYNARQPLWDLGLDYNHGTGHGVGYLLSVHEPPNAIRYRILPDNQFNPVFKEGMITSNEPGVYLEGEFGIRIENLVLCEKKEQNQWGTFLCFKPLTLVPYDRELISFEDMADKEIELLDNYHKMVYEMISPYLTLEEKIWLKDTVN, encoded by the coding sequence ATGATGACAGTTAATGAAAAGATTAAGGCTCTAAGAGATAGAATGAGTAGGCACAATATAGATATTTATATTGTGCCTACTTGCGATTTTCACGGGTCGGAATATGTAGGGGATTATTTTAAAACAAGAGAATTTATTTCAGGATTTACAGGATCGGCAGGAACCGTTGTTGTTACTTTGAAAGAAGCAGCGCTGTGGACTGATGGAAGATATTTTCTTCAGGCAGAAAGCCAGCTTAAGAACACAGAGATTAAGCTTATGAAAAGTGGTCAGTGTAATGTTCCAACTATTAGGGAATATTTGCAAAAAAATGCAACAGAATCTTTGGTGGTAGGTTTTGATGGAAGAATGATGACAGCCACAATGGCAGAAGAAATAGAATCCATAAAAAATATATCAGTTATAAGTGATGTAGATCTTGTTGGAGAAATTTGGGAGAACAGACCTTTAATGTGCTGTAAGCCTGTATGGAATCTTTCGTTAGAATATTGCGGAAAAACAAGGGCTCATAAGCTTGGTGATATAAGGGAAGAAATGAAAAACAAAGAGGTGGATGTTTTAGTTTTGACTTCTTTAGAAGAAACAGCCTGGACGTTAAATCTTCGTGGTGATGATGTGGAATGTACACCTGTATTTCTCTCTTTTATGTTAATAACTTCTTTAGATGCCACATTATATGTTCAGAAAGCATCCATACAAGATGAGATAGTTAAAGAATTAGAGAATGACGGAATAGTAGTTGAAGATTATTTTAAAATATATGACGCATTAGAAAATACAAAAAACAAAAAAGTATGGATTGATAAGAATAGTGCTAATTATAATATTGTCAAAAAAATAAAGACCCATAATGAAGTTATAAACTGTTTTACACCTGCACTGAATCAGAAAGCTATTAAGAATCCAACGGAAATTTCCAATATGAAAAAAGCTCATTTGTTAGATGGTATTGCAATGACCAAATTTATTTATTGGCTTAAGACTAATGTTGGAAAAGAAAAAATTACGGAACTTTCTTTAGGAGAAAAATTAGAAGAATTTAGAACTGTGGCAAAAAGCTATATTGAGCCAAGCTTTACGCCTATAGTTGGCTATAATGATCATGGAGCCATTGTTCATTATAGTGCAAATAAAGAATCAGATTATGAAATTAAAGATGAAGGTATGGTATTAATAGATTCAGGGGGACATTACCTTGAAGGAACAACAGATATAACAAGAACAATAAGTCTCGGAAAAGTTACACCTAAAATGAAAAAGATGTATACGGCTGTACTTAAGGGCCATTTGAATTTGGCAGCGTCAGTATTTAAGGAAGGCTGTTCAGGAGTTGCCATAGACTATAATGCCAGACAACCATTATGGGACTTAGGACTTGATTACAATCATGGTACGGGACATGGAGTGGGCTATTTGCTTAGTGTTCATGAACCACCTAATGCCATAAGGTACAGAATTCTTCCGGATAATCAATTTAATCCAGTATTTAAAGAAGGAATGATAACTAGCAATGAACCGGGAGTTTATTTAGAGGGAGAGTTTGGAATAAGAATTGAAAACTTAGTTTTATGTGAGAAAAAAGAGCAGAACCAATGGGGAACATTTTTATGTTTTAAACCATTAACATTGGTTCCGTATGATAGGGAACTTATATCTTTTGAGGACATGGCAGATAAAGAAATTGAATTACTTGATAATTATCACAAAATGGTATATGAAATGATTTCTCCATATTTAACATTAGAAGAAAAAATATGGTTAAAAGATACTGTTAATTGA
- the spoIIID gene encoding sporulation transcriptional regulator SpoIIID: MREYIEERAMESARYIVKNKATVRQAAKVFGISKSTVHKDVTERLEVINPGLAGEIRKVLDVNKAERHLRGGMATREKYSHMRK; this comes from the coding sequence TTGAGAGAATATATTGAAGAAAGGGCAATGGAAAGTGCAAGATACATTGTAAAAAATAAGGCTACGGTAAGACAGGCCGCAAAGGTTTTTGGGATAAGTAAAAGTACAGTACATAAAGATGTAACGGAAAGGCTTGAAGTTATTAATCCGGGATTGGCAGGGGAAATAAGAAAAGTGCTAGATGTGAATAAAGCTGAACGGCATTTACGAGGTGGTATGGCGACAAGAGAGAAGTATAGTCATATGAGAAAATAA